A window of Ictalurus furcatus strain D&B chromosome 4, Billie_1.0, whole genome shotgun sequence genomic DNA:
TCAATGACCTGGAGAGAAACCAAGAGCAAAATCACATTTACCAGTAAAACCAGAAACCTCTTAGAATACAAAGCACGATGACAAATGTCGGCGTGAAAACGAGTCTGAGTCAAAGTAAACAACTTTTGGAAGGTGATTTTCCCTGCAACACTTGGTGACATTAGTCAACTGTGTATGCGTTTTACTCTGAAACTGATTTATTTGTGAACACAGTAAATAGGCTGACGCAGTGGTTCAGCTTTAATGTAATCTCCATCAATTCTCATGTTCTCTTATAGCGCTTCTCTGTCGGATCTGAAACCAGGGCTATCTTTATCCTCACCATGTGCACGTTTCGGTTTCCCCATCACATAAccctacactgtaaaaccggataagttcatttaactcaaaaaccttaaggaaactaattacctcaaaatttttaagtcgataaatcaatttctttaagccaaattaaatacacttaaatataacacgAATTTATTCTACATTATAAAATTTGAGTTATTTGagttaagtgtatttggcttaaagaaattgatttatcaacttaaaaattttgaggtaataagTTCCCTTAaaatttttgagttaaatgaacttatccggctTTACAGTGTACCAGTGACGGTAGAAAGTTCTCTCAAGGTAGTGaatttacacacaaatataatgaattttttttttttttattaaatttaaaacaattttgaaatgaaacCATTGTACATGTACATTGTGTTCATTCGtctttagtttttaaaatgaaaaaggtgGAACAAGGAAAGagctttttaatgtattttcacTTTTGTGCCGCACACGAAAATGGAAAATTAATGACTTTTTTCctgaaaattatttataaaaactaaaatattgACTCATTTGTACATGTTTCCTCTTTGTTTCACTACACAAAAAATTGTTTACATGCTGTTTTATCAGGCTAATACAAGCACTCTGGAACAATATTCAATTTGGggtgattaaaatgtttttaaattgcagAATGCGATTAAAAATCTTCAGAACTTTCATCATTCCTTACTCTCAACCACttgctattatttttttaaagcatgtagTGATCCATATTAGCAGTACCTCAGGCACTAACAGCAATCTTTAATCTACCCTCTTCTTGCTTGTgctatttatttgaataaacatACACAGACCGACTAGGTGTATCTCATTTGATTTATCATTGATTTGTTATCgtgcttcttttctctctcaagTGAACTAGTGCGGGACACAGTGAGTCTGCTTTAATGGAAGCATGCTCATCTAACACAAGCGTGACCATACTATAATCTTTAGTGAACATACAGATGAGCAAACTTTCACTTAATGTCTTCCCATACACCCAAGCACAgccaagtgtgccaataattttaaTCTTCAGTGAGAATACAGAGATATTTTAGtgcaaacattaaaataaaataaaaaaaagccaaaaaaaaaatcacaacaagCTGTGCATCTGTGCCTGAGTCTCACATGCCTTTCTACACTATGTGTGAGGCCGTTCAGCTCTGTTATGTTATATCCTCTGTGGGGGGAAACTATTGGGAAACATTTGGGATTTGGCCAAGAAAATCGAAGGTTTTCTTGGATCATGGAGAAGAATGAGAAAACAATACtgtgggtaaataaataaaataataaatctgaaatttaatttaaacgTTGCTGTTTAAAACTGCCGCCTCTTAAAtgtggcagaaaaaaaacaaattactaATAAAAATGGCAAAACTTTGGAAGTGAAGATTTTTGTGCTGGAAGAGATGACACTTCAGCTAGAGACAAAAATTTAGGACATCTGTGAGACTTAATCAATCACCTGTCTGAGGTCATTTCAGCTCCACCCATATTTCCTGTCTCAGCCTTCCCAGTATGTGGGCAAGAAGGGTCACCAAATTCATACTTGGGTATTGTGTGGCTTGCATGGTGGGGGAAATAGTGCCATGGTCGATGATTAGGGGGTAATTTGCCGAGAGGTGCTATTACTGCATCCCTTCTAGCAAAATGCAAACCTAGGATTGTCGCATTAATGTGTCAATCAATATGCTTATTAACCATAAACTTGAAATGTTGGAAAAAACCCATGTAATGATTCTTGCTGGTCTTAAAATATTCACTGAGGTTGTACGTCTTCTAAGGAAAACACACATGTCTTAAAAAACAATCGGTGACTCTACTGTTCATAtagaaaacactttttttttattacatattgaATTATCTTATATAGTTCTTCATTTTAAAGGGAAAGAATAGATATTTCATATATACATCACTTACACTCTGATCATCATCATTTCCCATCATGTGGTCAGCTACATAACGAACTCCATCCACTGCTTCTTGAACATCTGCCCCCAGATCTGATTGCCCTCCACCTCCTCTCATGTCTCCCTGGTTGGGCAGGAACTCTGTAGCCCGCTGATCACCTTTCCTGTAAAAGCTAGTCCCTTTGTTGTAAAAGTGTCCTGGTGAAGACAGCACTGATGATGAAGATGCAGCAAGCAAGACTGAGGCGGAAGAGGACATTCCTGACTTACAGGGAGCTCCACACCTAAGCCCAAGCAAGGCCTTATTACCTTTGAGATGTCTCCGCTGGCGTAACCTCTGCCGGGATGAGAGCCCTTCAGGCCTTCGCATAAAAAGCAACATGGGAAGTTTGTCCAGGAAGACCAGCTTCACCCACTTCGGCATGGTATGCGTACTCGGGGATCGATGATGCACGTTGAGTACGCATACACTCGTGATGATGGAGAAGGTCACCAGCACCATGGTGAACATCAGGTACTTGCCAATTAGAGGGACATCCAAGGATGTCGGAGGAACAATTTTGGAGATCAGTAAGAGGAAGACAGTGAGGGCCAGGAGGACAGAGATGCACAGGGTCATCTTCTCACCACAATCAGATGGTAAATAGAAAACCAGGATGGCCAGAGAGGTGATCAAGACGCAGGGGATGATGAGGTTGATGGTGTAGAAGAGAGGTTTTCGCTTGATGATAAAGTCATACGTCAGGTCCACGTAAGTCGGGTCATGAGGGTTGACTGTCCTCCTTCCTGGCAGAGCTAAAATGTCCCACTCTCCACTAGGAGTGAAGTCATCCATACTGGCCACGTCAGATTTTAGGACAAGATCGAGCTCCGTGTGGTCGTACGTCCATGAGCGGAACTTTAGTGTGCAGTTCTGCTGGTCAAAGGGGAAGTGCTTGACCTCAATCTTACAGGCGCTCTTGTAGATGGCAGGAGGAAGCCAGGCGATGCTGCCGTTAAACAGCACGATAGCGTTGGTGAAGACTGTCACCTCATACGTGCCATCAGCACTGGGAAGGAAACAAGTTGTAATATAATgtcataaatcattattatctataattatttgttttgttcactACTTTGCAATCGATTTTGGTTTTAAAGCAATATGTagctgtaaaaaatattttgacattCTTAGTATAATTGTATCAATATTCAtggaaaaatacacaaaattcattttagtaaaaaaaaaaaaaaaaacgtttctaAGAAATTTTGCTGAATGATGAATCAGATGGTCTCATAAATATTTGCACAACTCAAGTCACATGATAGGTTACAAAGGTTAAGTTTATGGTTAGATATGGACTTCATAGATACTATACTAGTGTCATTATACttctatgtaaatataaaatgactCCTTTTAGAGTTAATCAATACAACACAAGTCAACTTATTACAGTATACCACACTGccgttgaattcttgattctgattggccagaaggtgtttttgtattttatttatttttttctattttttaccAGAAAATGAattatctataacagcagctctgacaatagtttcAGCTACAAGGCAAGTCAcaggttatattatattaatgctcATGCTCAAatgcattatcatttctatagtaacagctaattcactaGGTAGCTCAATAAGATCTATGCCTAATAATAAAGCGattaaaaacagttttattaacccaagaaaaacatacaatataatcatgttgatatgatgaagttttctgtaaggagtcattaatttaacatttatggaaggagtctccagtgttagaaCTTTGTTACAGTAAGATGTTAAAATGTTGGGGAAAATAAGTCTAAGTATGGAGGATGTTGccttttccgtttttttttttgtttgtttgtttgtttttggtaacaagctgcatttattttttcaaaataaacttcaagaaaatgtgaaagaatgactgtttatcgctgtatttatacagtacaacagttagttcaagtccactaatttgattgggtAGAACGGTGTTCCAAGAGTTCCAAGCCTATATTTCCAATAACCACATAGGGACGTTACACTGTATGTGTCACTCTGATTGTTTGTGTTCACCaaaattccacttcctggtTCAAAACGGTTACGACAATAGAGTTAGcaacatcatccatccattttctatactactcttatcctacacaaggtcacagaggagcctggagcctatcccagggaactcggggtgggggacaccctggatgggaagcCAACTCATCACAGGACATAAtcgcaaacacattcacacacccattcacacactacggacaatttggaaatggcaatcagcctacagcgcgtgtctttggactgggggaggaaaccggagtacccggaggaaacccccgcagcacggggagaacatgctaactccTCACACCCCGGAGAGGGTATATTATTGTTGATTTTTGTAGCAATACCCTGTAGtagtttattccttacataaacatCCCCAAACTTAGTGCAAATAATTGATCAGTGTCAACTAAAATATTTCACCCATAATTCATCGCATTAGACTTCCTGTGAGACATCTGAAAATGATGAGTTAGCATTAATCAAAATATGTGAtgctacattatatatacacagaattGTCCAAATTATTATAAGAATATCCCACGTGCTTAACTTACTTATTGTATAATACAATGTCAGGTAGCCAGATGTGTCGGGAGGGAATTCGGAGCTTGTCAATTCCCTCGTATTTGGACGGGTCCCACGACAGTCTGTAATCATTCCAGTtctgagagaaggaaaaaaaaaagaaaaaaaacagttggcGTTACAGTCCATTTTGAAATAATGGCTTCCCAGCAGTCAGATGGTACTTAATTACACACttcattatcattttaataagTTGTAGTGAGTGGGACTGATTGCTGCTCTGCTATTGGAGAGGCATGTCTGCGGATATATTCACGTTCAAGGGCAAGGACTCTGGCGCCGTGATGCTTATTACTAGCTAATAATTGGTGGGTAATGGACTATTCATGCTTACCTGTGTGAGCCATACGTTTGTCGTCATGATTTGCTCCCTCTCATTCTGTGTGGATTGGATAAACAACACAAATCCTCAAATCAAGGTATGTATGAGATATGAGCATAGCAGTAAACAGCTGCAGAATTGTCTGTACAGTCATTCATTTCAATTCTAAGACAGGGTAGGCTTCACATCTAGAGATAACACCAATAATATTTGTACCCTACAAGTACAAAcctaagaatataaaaaaaaggagctTGAAATGTTATGCATGCATAAATAATCTTCCAAGATCTTCCAAGTGTCCAAGGTGTCTAGCCTTGGACATTACATGAAGAGTCTCAGTGCTACTTTCTCTTCATGAGATGCTTCACCAAATATAAATCATAAGAGTACTATTTATTTTGAAACCGCTGTTTCTGCATGTAgtgatatatgtatgtatgtattttgattATCTATAACAAGAAGCTTCTTATTAAAGGAGTTAAGCAAATCATATAACCAACCTGCACCCAAACAAAAGATACTGTCCGACTTTATAAGCAACAACAGTTTAAATGATCAGATGGGAAAGGGGATATACATAAATTTGGATATAGTACTTTGTTTTTGCCTGATGGGTATGGCTCTGTAAATCACAGCTAgcagtatacacacactgtccgctttattaagaacacctgtacattcatgcagttatctaatcagccaatcatgtggcgccaacgcaatgcaaaaaaaaaaacaggtcacAGGAAAATGAGCGTAGCTCCTTTAAACATTTAGAGCTTACACTCTGGACGCCTTACAGAAAAGTGAAGGAACGTAGACATGGCCAGTGTGTTTGAAAGCTTCTCGGTAATAAGGTGCGGTTTTTAAAATCGTATTAGCGTCAAGAGAAAGTGTTAATCTGTTTCATCACTTTTAGCttctctgttgtttttttttttttcatgatcaGAGCTTGTCCTCACCACGCTGATGAGCTGTGCCAGAGAGACCTGCAGATTCACGGTCACTCTTTCCGTTCTGTTCAGGGCAGGCCGGATGAGGTTGTTATAACGATCCTTTGAGAGGAGCCAGTTCATGAGCCGCTCTTCTGACTCTGCAGAGATGACACCTGGAAAGCAGAAATGCAGGAAATCTCAAACTGACCTTCttccccttattattattattattattattattattattattattattattattattattcaattgaccgattttcacttttttatttatttatttgctttgtcAGTACCATGAAAATGAATGCTATTATTCATAGTGGTTGACTAGGATGGGTTTTGTATAAACGTTAACCAAATACACCTGCATTAAGCAATGTTTGTTCAATCCATGGCTAAAAATACGTCCACGTAAATCAGCAAAAATGAAAGTACAGCATGCTACTAAATCTTCCTAACGTATTAAACTCAGGTCTCTAGGGGTGAATATTGAAACTTGCTTCATTCTCAGTTTCGAATTTGAACCAGTTAACCACAAAACATCGTTCATTCCTCgttaattcattttattctttaatgGAATGAACATTGATTAATGCAACGTTGATTATTGAGTTTAttgatttacaaaataaataaatatacagtactgtgcaaaagttttaggcaccctattttattgactacaaactttgttatagattttttattttattttacgacttctacattatcgagtcggtacaaaacattttagattcccaaacgtTGGGTTTCTagcataaaattaaatgttacagaaaaatgtgtgtatgtcagtaaagaaagcagcgtatttcagaccaaaaaaaaaacacacaacgagggctgctggatttttctgcaaaaataagaagaacCGTGGcaggttctgcaagatgctcaataaaacttacagctcatttccttataaaactgcactaattgttccggagactactatttttagtttttacttACTACCGTTTTCTGCTCTTTACGATATatctacatatttttttttaatgtagaaacctttaatttcattattttgaattcatcgttgctctacagcatttctttgcatgtgcctaaaacttttgctcAGTACTGTAGTTGTTACTTATATTTTTCAGTGTTACTTATATTCTGTTAATCCCAAAGTTCATAGTTCGTTCATGTTAAGTAATATTTTCAATAATGTCAGTTAAGGCAACCTTCATTTAGTTTAGCTACAGTACATTGAGTTACACGAgctttaatgaatttttttctgtctctgatAAATATGCGTTGCATTTCACTGGTTTAATCTCTCCCATAGCTCCTCCACATGTCTAGATATCAGCAGCGTAGATCATGTTTTATTACTCTGCTACGAGACCTGCTGCTGACTTTGCAGCCTTATAAAGAATGATCTGTTCCTGAATCCACAATCAGTCAGCCACATTTAAATGCATGACAGTAGAGGAACACCGACAGCAATGTAGAAATCAAAAGACAAGGTACATAATATCCTAATATTTAAGGTATTCGAATTGGTTCTAGCATTTGGTGTCTTGGAACCATGATTAGCTCAACTGAATGCTATATTCTTtccaaatgagtaaatgtaaatattaagaaAAGAAGCTAATATACTTATATATCACGTGATTTCttgatgttttttaaacattctttcaGAAAGAGTCTTCAAATACGCTCAAGTTTGTGCTTACCGTGCACGTCTCTCTGGATCCATTGCTAATGCTTTTGCGTGATGAATCTGGCCTTGGAGAATGAATGGTGGATAATTGATACAAATAAGCTGTGACGCTGTTTAACATTGCATTAATTAGTGGTTACCAGAGCCGAACTGTAAGCTTTGCCCTTGTGTTGCTGATTGGAGGAAATGTCGAACACTGACGAATGAACCCTAATCCTACACCAATAAACAAGGTAGTGTGGGGGCAGAACCTTGATTGAAACAGATGGTGAGCAGGGACAAGATGAAATAAGCAAAATACACTCAACGATTTCTGAGTACTAACTTTACCTCAGAAGTCCTTTGTTTAGGTCTAACAAGTTCTACATTAGTAAATGACTGTGCATGTAGGCATACAGTATACGTACACCCACATTGCACTCGGGTCTtttttggtgaacagtggactagtccaacaaagacttcatgtacaaaccataatgaactttcttttactttcacactatccgttgttacccagatgaggacgggttcccttctgaggctggttcctctcaaggtttcttcctcatatcatcttagagagtttttcctcaccaccgtcgccaccggcttacTCAgttgggattaatccacactGTTATACTGTACTTCTTATCCATTTATACCTACATATATCTTTTTGTTAAGGAACAGCcattaaacaagttagttcctgatatcacttacgttatagcagtcattccctcaccagtgtcttttctttctctttaagtCAGTAAGACATAAAATGCCTTACTTTTACCAAAACCACAAATCCCTTCATCTTCCTTCTGTCGGAAAACTTACAATTACGTCTTTACCTCTGACTTGAccttgacactggagactccttcaaaaatgctatatatatatatatatatatatatatatatatatatatatatgtatatatatatatatatatatatatatatatatatataaaacactccTTACAAAAAAACTCATCAGTGCTTATCAgtgattacactttttttttaagtccacatgtaagaaaaaaaagaatgtattgaaaCAAGCCAGAAACTGCTCTCACAgttgctgttatggaaaattatttAACATCTTCTCACCAATCcgattggagaattcaacagcactgtaaaAGAGCTACAGATATCTGAAAGAGTGTGaaatttttttatgtacaaTACATACATTCTTCTTGTCTCCAGAAGACTAAGACTAATCTATATCGATCTTCCCAGACGCACACACAAACTATATCTAAGTAATAATATGACAAACTATACGTcaagtaataaatatttttgatgtGAGCtttattgcacttttaaaatgaaactgCACATACACAACTCCACATCCTTTTCTGACCTGTGTAGAGTTAAGAGGTAAAGCGGCGAGTGCGGTAAATAAATCTCCACGGAGAAATCGCCATCACTCCCTCTGTCATATTTCAACCAGGCCCCTGTCactgtgtgttaatgtaaaCAGGAGCTACATACACAAATCGTAGCCAAATCGTCTCACAGATGACATTTACTCTGACCAATTTACTGACGCACCAAGGTCAAAAGGCTCTGTTATAGGCTATACAGTAATAGGTATTAAACACACATTCTCTTTTCTAGTGTCTAGTATAACACCAATGCCAATTCCTCTTTCAATGATATGTCATTACTAGTGGAAGGCCTATAGGCAACATATTTGTTGTGAAATCGAGCTGACTGAGAGACATAATCTGAGGACATATAAATAATGAGCCAGAAGTTGAaagtttcattttcaaaaatctAGATCCAGTCGTGGATGTTTTGGGCCGCACAATTcgaatagtaaaataaatatggaaTGATGAACTATTGTAGTAATGAGGATTGCTGAGTAATATGTGATCACATGTGAAGGTGCCTTTAACCATGTTATGCCCTGAAATTGCACATGTGAGttcatgtgaataataataataataataataaagaattagGCATGTGCGTCTGTGGGGTTtctccacctcccaaaaacatgcatgtagagAGACTGGCTGTGCAAAAATCTCACTAGGTATGAATTAGTGTATaaaaagtgtgcgtgtgtgtgtgtgtgtgtgtgtgtgtgtgttccagatcCACTATGAAAACAAAGATGTTATTTAACTGTGCAAGATTTTGGCTTGTTCAGAAAGTTTTGCTGCACACTAAAGCGCGCTTGGAGAGGAGAATGTAGCAGATTTGTACTTACTCTGGATGAAGGTAAACGCGTAAAGGAGGGTGCCGAGGTTCCGTGACATGGTCGACGCCGCGTTGTCCGTGCGCGCTCCCTTCATTCACTCCCATCACGCGCTCACACGCAGCGGGGACGTGCCTTATCTTCACCGGGCcggacctgcacacacacacacacacacacacacaccccgggTCGGTTTCAGAGCGTGCAGCTGTTTCCTGTCGGTGGGAGAACACAGTGTGGGAGCTGCGGTTTTCCCCTCCCTAATGATATACAGCAGCACTGCGCTCCTGCTGCTCTCCTATACTCCCGGTCCTCTCCTGCGCGCTGGATCCTCTCCTgattctctcctcctctcctgtacTCCTGGTCCTCTCCTACGCCTCTactcctctccttctctcctacGCGCATTCAGCTGCCTCTCCTTACCGTCTCCTCAGGCGTTTGGTCTGTCTACGGTCGATTTCCCTGTCGTTTTCCCTCATATTTTGCGCATTTTCCCTTTTCTAATAGACGCTGCCATAGCAAGCATACCCTTGCTACACATTTTTAAGTCTCAACTTTACTTTTCCTATCTACCTCTCTATCCTTGGAGGTCACATGAGTCGCATGAACTTGATATGTGCTTTCTGGTCACTTCACATGTTATGTTAAACACACTTCCACATGTAATGCATgtgggttttatatatattttatcccacatgcataacatgtatatatatatatatatatatatatatatatatatatatatatatatatatatatatatatatatatattataatgtcaccttcatatttatttatttatttatttatttattttaccacaCAGGATTTCTATCATTTTTCCTTACTGATTTTCCAAGCTGctgcatatcctacacagggtcgtgcgAGAGCTTGGAACCTTtcccagggaacatggggcacgaggcgggggaaaCCTTGGACACCCggggcacaatcacgcacacattcacacactatggacaatttggaagaACCACTCAGCCTACAAATGCTGTGATGGGTTACATGGggatttatttttcagatgtGATTTCTCAGACATGATGTGATCACATGTCATTCACAGAGTTTGTTTACTTGAGGTCACATGTGCAATTTCAAGGCATAGTGAAATGCACCCTCACATGTTTTTCAAATTATCATACTGTGTATTACTCACAT
This region includes:
- the chrnb4 gene encoding neuronal acetylcholine receptor subunit beta-4: MNWLLSKDRYNNLIRPALNRTERVTVNLQVSLAQLISVNEREQIMTTNVWLTQNWNDYRLSWDPSKYEGIDKLRIPSRHIWLPDIVLYNNADGTYEVTVFTNAIVLFNGSIAWLPPAIYKSACKIEVKHFPFDQQNCTLKFRSWTYDHTELDLVLKSDVASMDDFTPSGEWDILALPGRRTVNPHDPTYVDLTYDFIIKRKPLFYTINLIIPCVLITSLAILVFYLPSDCGEKMTLCISVLLALTVFLLLISKIVPPTSLDVPLIGKYLMFTMVLVTFSIITSVCVLNVHHRSPSTHTMPKWVKLVFLDKLPMLLFMRRPEGLSSRQRLRQRRHLKGNKALLGLRCGAPCKSGMSSSASVLLAASSSSVLSSPGHFYNKGTSFYRKGDQRATEFLPNQGDMRGGGGQSDLGADVQEAVDGVRYVADHMMGNDDDQSVIEDWKYVAMVVDRLFLWIFVIVCVVGTLGLFLQPVFQHQAVPVSQPNVESARRDGM